From the genome of Candidatus Methylacidiphilales bacterium:
TACACCCGGAAATAAACGTCGGGAGCCAGCTTGCCGCCATAACGAACCGCTGTGAAATCCTCCAATTCTGTTCCCGCGCCGGCTTCCGCATACCAGCCTTGCGTGTCCTGTGCGCTTTTGGAGATTACGTTAATGACTCCGTTGACCGCGTTTGCTCCCCAGAGCGTCCCGCCCGGCCCGCTGATCACCTCGATCCGGTCCAGGTCTTCCAGCATCACATTTTGCACGTCCCAAAAAACTCCCGAAAACAGCGGCGAATAAACCGTCCGCCCATCGATCAAGACCAGAAGCTTGTTGGAAAGATTCGCATTGAATCCACGGGCGCTGATATTCCAGTCATGCGCATTGTCCTGCGCCACCTCCAGGTTGTCTGCCAGTCGCAGTGCCTCCGGCAGGCTCGATGCGCCCGAACGGCGGATTTGGTCGTTGGTGATGATCTGGATCGCCGCCGGCGCCCGGCCAAACGGTTCGGGCTCCTTGGACACGGAGGTGACTTCCTGGTTCATCAACTCCTCCAAACTCATCTTTTTAAAAACCTCCGGCCCTTCCCATCGGGCGGGGGCTTTTGATGGATTGTCTGCGGTCGGAACCAGATCAACTGATGTTGTTGACGTTGCCGGGTCCGGTGGATTCTCCTGGGCATGCAGCAGATCCGCCAGAGTCAGGCCAAGGGCAAAACAACTCCATCGAATAAATATTCCAACTCTGGTCCATTGCCTTGATCGACACGCTTGATTCATCGATAGGCAATGCATCAGGACCCCCTTATTGGATTCGGAGTTTGAACGACGGGAAAAAACCCGCGGGTTTGGAGGCTATTTCAAGGCCGGAAAAACGGAGCTTTGAAATGAACCTAATATAGGGGAGATGATTCCGTTTCAAAGTCATAAACAATTCTAATCCAGCAATATTTAAAACTTATTACTCCCGCCTTTCTTACAGGTATTGCCTATTAGAGGTCAAACCAAAAGGCGAAGGGGGGGGACTGAAGTTTTAAGTTTGTAAGTCTTAAGTTATAAGCAGCTCTCAGCCGCCAGCTTACGGCACTCAGCAATCCCCTCTAATCTAAAGGGGCGGAAAGTGAGCTTTAGCGAACGCTTCGGGGCGAGTGGTCATTCCACTCGCGAAGTCTATGTCTATCAGAGTTCCTTCTGCCTCTATCCCCCTGACAAGGGGGAAGTAAAGGGGGTTTGTGTTTAACTACGAACCAGGAACGTCTTCACGTCTTGGCGTTAAACCTCGATAGTCTTGCGCCGTCAACGCACAACCCGCGCGCTGCCGCCTGACATCAATTTCTCAACCTCTTTCAACGTCGCCATCGACGTGTCGCCCGGCGTCGTCATCGCCAGCGCCCCGTGCGCCGCGCCGTAGTTCACTGCTTTTGCCGGATCTCCCGACGTGAGAAAACCGTAGATCAACCCTGACGCAAAGCTGTCGCCACCGCCGACCCGGTCGTAAATTTCCAGATCGGGCCTGTAGATCGATTCGTAAAAGTTTCCATCATGCCAGCAGATGGCACCCCAGGAATTGACCGTTGCCGATTTCACCGTGCGCAACGTGGTCGCGGTGGCTCTGAAGTTGGGGAATTCCTTCACTGCCTGCTCGATCATTTTTCTGAAACTGTCGATTTCGATTTTGGAAATGTTTTCGTCGAGACCCTCCACATGCAAACCGAGGCAGGCCGTAAAATCCTCCTCGTTCCCGATCATGACATCCACATAACGCGCGATCTCACGGTTCACTTCCTGGGCGCGTTTCTGGCCGCCGATGGATTTCCAAAGCGAGGGCCGGTAGTTCAAATCATAGGACACAATCGTGCCATGCTTTTTGGCTGCTTTGACGGATTCCAGCACCAGGTCGGGTGTGGTATCCGAAAGCGCGGCGAAAATGCCGCCGGTATGAAACCAGCGCGCGCCCAGTTTGCCGAAAAGATGCTCCCAATCGATGTCTCCCGGCTTCAGCTTGGATGCGGCGCTGTTGCCGCGGTCCGAAACGCCGACCGCGCCGCGTATGCCATAACCGCGCTCCGTGAAATTCAGGCCGTTTCGCACACTGCGCCCCACGCCGTCGTCGGGCACCCACTTGATGAAATCTGTATCGACGCCGCCCTGCAGGATGAAATCCTCGATCAAATGGCCG
Proteins encoded in this window:
- a CDS encoding sugar kinase, whose product is MALKLRDAGTCRYDEISLGEVMLRLDPGDGRIRTARSFKAWEGGGEYNVARGLRKCFGLKTAVVTSFVDNEVGHLIEDFILQGGVDTDFIKWVPDDGVGRSVRNGLNFTERGYGIRGAVGVSDRGNSAASKLKPGDIDWEHLFGKLGARWFHTGGIFAALSDTTPDLVLESVKAAKKHGTIVSYDLNYRPSLWKSIGGQKRAQEVNREIARYVDVMIGNEEDFTACLGLHVEGLDENISKIEIDSFRKMIEQAVKEFPNFRATATTLRTVKSATVNSWGAICWHDGNFYESIYRPDLEIYDRVGGGDSFASGLIYGFLTSGDPAKAVNYGAAHGALAMTTPGDTSMATLKEVEKLMSGGSARVVR